Within Psychrobacter sp. AH5, the genomic segment GGAGGAGACATTTAGATTCATGAGCGCGCCTGCGAAGCGGTAGCTGCTGGCTTAGCGGTGCTATTTTCTTCATCCACCACCCGCACCAGGTCACCATCATTGAGAAAACTGCCGCCTTGCTTGACCAAGCGACTCTCTACAGGGAGCGGTTCAGTCAACGCTACGCTATCGCCAAGACGTTCGCCTAAACTTACGCGCTGCTGCTTGATACGGCCGATAGTTTTACCATCCTCTGTCTTAATATCAGTGACTAGCATCACATAATCATAACCGTCATTACTGACGATGGCAGCATTAGGCACCGTTTGTACACTCGCGCTACCTAATAAGAATTCGCCAGTTTGATACATACCAGAGCGCGCCGCTGAGTTTTTATTTAAGCTAGCATAGATAGTGATTTGGCGATTATTATCAGCGGTTGGGGCGATGCGGCTGACCTGTCCCATGACCGATTGATTATTGGGTAAGCTTACTTTGACTGGGGTGCCAACGCTCACCTCACCAATGAGTTTAGGATCGATATCGGCTTGCCATTCAAGGACCCCATTTTTGATAATAGTGAATAGTGGCTCGCCTGCCGACACCATGCCGACCTCGGCCATTTTTTTGCTAATCACTCCGCTAACTGGCGCTAGCACTTGCGCGTTGTTTAAGTTCAGTTTTTGATTACTAAGGCGAGCTTTTGCTGCTTGTAGCGAAGCTCTAGCACGTAGCTCTGAGGTGCGATAACGATCGGCTTCTTGACGACTGATAGCATCAATATCGATAAGTGGCAGCACACGCGCCGCATCAGCACTAGCATTGGCTAGCGTAGCCTCAGCTTCAGCGACATCCGCTTCGGCTTGTAGTATTTGCTGCTCTGCGGCATCGGTATCAAATATTGCCAATACTTGACCGGCTTTGACACTTTCACCCTCTTCTACTAGCACTTGCTCAATAGCCACGCCGTTGACCTTAGCGCTGACATTGGCGGTATCTTTAGGGCTAATAGTACCTTCCGCGCGCAAAGTATTGCCGATAGTATCCTGACTTGGCATCACAGTTTCTACAGATAGCACCGCTTGCTCACTATTTTCGCTATCAGCGGCCTTTGCCGTCGAGGTTTCAGTAGCGACTGCTGGCTCCACACTCGCCTCTTTTTCATCTCCCCAATACCGACCTAAAAGCACACCAATGACTAGCATAGCTATTAATACCGGTATGAGCCAAGCTGGCATTTTGTCCTTAGTGCTTGCGATCTGCGGCTGACGATACGGCGGTAGCTCAGCTTGATTGATTGGCTTAGCATCGACTACTGGCTTGTCATTGGGATCTTGAAGGTCACTCATAAACGGTCTCTATAAATAAGCGCAATAACGAATATCTGGCGACTACTCATCTTTTCACTATTAAAAAACAGCTAATACTAGGCTAAAAAATAAATTAAAAATACGGATAGATTTTTGACATTGTAGCTTATCTCATCAGCGCGTCAATAAATACAGATATCTTGCGCGTCTATATTCAGTGTCAAAAATCTTTGAGTAAGCTACTGAATCTAATTGAAATAATATCAATCGCTATCAAAGATGACGCTCATCAAACTTGTCGGCCAAGCTCAATCCTTGACTAAGCACTTTAGCGCTGCACCAGCTGATAATATCCCCCGGTAGCCGAATAGCCTTTCTATTAACTATCCAAAAGTCGGTCAAGTCGCTACTTTGATCACTTAATAGCTGGGCGATAAGCTTGCCATTAAGATGGGTTAATGACACTCCATGACCGATACAGCCGCAGCTATAAATGATCTTGTTTGAGTTTAGATAACCAATCTCTGGCGTCATATCCAAATTAACAGAGGTAGGCCCGCCCCACCGGTAAGCTATCTTTAGGTTTTGTAATTGCGGATACAGCCATTTGAGATGATCCTCGCAGTGCTGCCAAGCCTTTGCATTACTATCTTTGTCCATATTATCGCCGTAGCTGACATCAATACTGCCGCCGCCCATCGCGATACGACCCTCCACTGTCGGCCGAAAATAATGTACCAAATGCCTATTATCCTCAAAAGCTTGTCTTTTTTGCCATCCAATCGATTGCCATTGCTCATTGCTCAAAGGCTCAGTGATAATTTGATAAGTCCAGACCGGTAGCTGCTGGCGTTTAAGATTGAGACCGGATAAAGTATGAGAATAACCATTAGTAGCAATGACTAATTTGTCACTAGTAATACTCCCTTTTGGCGTTATAACTTTGATTGTACGAGATTGTTGAATATCTATAGCAGGCGTCCTCTCATAGAGCTGTACCCCTAATTCTAGACAAATTCTTTTAAGCTCCCTGACTTGCTTAGCAGGATTTAGCAGACCCGTTTCAGTCTCATAAGTAGCGCTCAAGAATTTATCGGTTTTAAACTCAGCAGCTAGCGATTCTTTATCAAGCCAAGACATATCGCTTGCGATGCCAAGCTTTTGGAACAGCTCATAGCTGTTATCAAGCCGTTTGCGCTGCCTATCGCTATAAGCCACTCGCAGCATACCTGTATGATTATAATCTGAATCAAAATCGTGCTCAGCTACCAACTGCTGCACATGCGCGACCGCTTTAGTCATATACTGGTGTGCTTCAATGGTCTTTTGCTTGCCCCAGCGCGTGACCGTGACCTCAGGCTCAAGGCCGAATAGTTTCATACTAAAGCCGCCGTTTCGTCCACTAGCTCCGTAGCCAATAACTGCTGCCTCAATAACAACGACTGTCGCATTTGGGTTTATTTTTTTAAACTCATAGGCTGTGCTCAGACCCGTAAAGCCGCCACCGATGATACAAACGTCCGCTTTAATATTAGCGCTAAGAACTGGGTTAGCTAAGTATTGTCCATAGCTACGTAACCAAAAAGATTTGTCTTCAAAACTGCTTTGCTTATCGATTCTCATAGCCTCGTCCTTGTTTTTATATATCCTTATTTTTATATAGCAGTCCTATCCTAATTATCTTAAAGAGTTGATAGTAATGTTAACTATAAGCTATATTTAACAAAACTTACACACTAGCTACAGCATGGTCTTGAGTTATTGTGACAATCTGCTACTATCAATAAGGGTATTACAAACCCATTACAACATCATGGTTTTTTAATCAGTGAGTAGCGAAGTTTATTTTTAGGCTACTTTGATTTTGTAATGATACTAAGACTGTTGATAATCAATCGTCTTAATCATAAACCAAGGAGTTACTCATGGCTAATAAAGAGAAAGTAAAAGATCTTAAAAAAGATATCAAAGATACAGAAGCGAAGATTGAGAAGCAAAAAAAGAAGCTCAAAGATCTCAAAAAAGAGGTAAAGAAGGCGAAAAAAGAGAAGTCTGAGAAGAAAGATAAGAGTGAAAAGAAAGACAAAAAAGACAAGAAAGATAAATAAGTTTTTCGTCCACTTAAGTATTTAAAGATCAAAAAGGATAGCAATGGCTATCCTTTTTTATTTAACTTTTTATTAAGCATTGGTATAACGACTAGCTTCAGGCATCCAGCGATGAATCAATTGACTGACATCAGCTTTGCGAGTAGGGTCTTGGATCAGATGTTTAGCCAAGCGCTGAGCAATCGTAAAAAGCTCTTCATCACGGATTAAATCCGCGAGATAGTAGCCGATATTACCAGTTTGCCGCTTACCCAATAACTCACCCGGACCTCGCAGCTCCAAATCTTTTTGCGCGATGACAAAGCCATCAGTACTATCTCGTAGTACCTTTAAGCGCTCAGTGCCCGTCTCTGATAAAGGCTTTTGATAGAGCAGTACACAAAAACTTTTGGTCGAGCCTCTTCCTACTCGTCCGCGCAGCTGGTGCAATTGCGATAGTCCTAAACGCTCAGCGTTTTCGATGACCATCAATGAGGCGTTTGGCACATCAACGCCGACTTCGATGACGGTAGTAGCGATTAATAGATCAAGCGCTCCTTCCTTGAACTGCTTCATGATCGCTTGTTTATCCGCGCCTTTCATCTTGCCATGTACTAAGCCAATGCGAATATTTAGACGCTCACTCAAATCTTCAAAGGTCGCTTCAGCGGCTTGCGCATCGAGTACGCTCGATTCTTCCACTAATGAGCACACCCAATAGGCCTGTCGCCCAGCCTCACAATTGATAGCAATGCGCTCAATCACCTCATCACGGCGATTGCGGTCAATAGTGACGGTAGTAATCGGCGTGCGCCCGGGTGGCAATTCATCGATAATGGAAGTATCCATATCGCCGTAGACACTCATCGCTAGCGTTCGTGGAATCGGAGTGGCGGTCATAATCAGCTGATGCGGTGTGCTGCCAGCGACGCCTTTATTAGTCAATGCCATGCGCTGCTCAACGCCAAAACGGTGCTGCTCATCGATAATCACCAAGCCTAACTTAGCAAACTCAACGCTCTCTTGAAACAGGGCATGAGTACCGACGACGATTTGTACGTTGTTTTCTGCTACCGCCTCCAATGCCTCGCGGCGCTGCTTAGCCGTTTGTTTACCAGCCAGCCAACCGACTCCGATACCTAATGGCTCAAACCACTGTTTGAAATTAAGCAAATGCTGCTCAGCTAAAATCTCAGTCGGCGCCATCACTGCTACTTGCCAGCCACTGGTCAGCGCGTAACCCGCTGCTCCTGCTGCCACTAAAGTTTTACCCGCGCCCACATCGCCTTGTACTAGCCTTAACATAGGGATAGAAGTCGCCATATCACTGACGATATCTTTCATCACTCTTTGTTGTGCACCGGTTAATTCAAACGGTAAACTCCCAAAAAGCTTATCGCTAAGCGGGCTTTCAATACTACACTTTGGCGCTTTAAACTGATGCAATTGCTGACGCCGATATAATAGACTGAGCTGATGCGCGGTTAGCTCTTCGATAATCAAGCGCTGACAAGCAGCATGAGTACGCGCAGTAAGCTGAGTCAGTAGCTTGTACTGCTGGCCAGCGTCGGTATAAGTAGGCGGCGTATGCAGTAATACCAGTGCTTCAAATATCGACAAATTATAGACATTATGATTTTGATAAAGGTCAGTATGACCAGATGCTATGGCATTAACTTGAGGTTGATAATGAGCAGGGTCAGTTTTACTAACCCCACTACTATTAAGCACCTCATTATCAGGCACACTGCGAGCGAGCGTGGAGAAAATATCCTCATTGTCAATCTCTGCATCCATTTCAATACTTCGAGACGGCTCAAACGGTACTAAAGGCAAGTCGGCGACCATCGCAAAATCAGCGGGCGTAAACAGTGTCATCGGTAAGCCTTGGCTACGGACCGTTTGCAAGGCCAGCTTAATTAGCGTACGCAGTTTGTTTTGATGTAAGCCTTTTACCGTAGGATAAATAGGCTGCAAACCGATATCAGTAACTGGCGCTCCTTCATTAACAATCTGATATTCGGGATGATGAATCTGCTTACCATAACGGCTGACCTTGACCTCACCGAACAGCTGCAACCGGGTCCCTAAGCTCATCGTTTGCGCAAGACCCCGATAGACCTTGAAAAAACGCAAACCTACTGTGCCAGTGCCGTCATCAATGACGACGGTCATACCGCCGCGCTTATTATCAATATGCACTACCCGACCGCTAATGAGCGCTGATTGTCCATGCACTATATCGCTGATAGCGACCTGCCGGCTACGATCTTCGTAATCTCTAGGCAGATGCAATAACAAATCAAAAATGCGCACGATACCTAGCAGCGCCAATTGCTCCGCCACTTTTGAGCCAACGCCTGCTAAGGCCGAGACCGGCATATCTAGCGCTGATGTCGACTCGCTATTGACAGGGGGCATTATCGATGGGGTCGCAGAGAGAGGCATCAAATATCCTAACTTAGTATCTTTAGTGTCATAAATCGTTTATTTTAGCGCGTATTATCATTTTCAATAAAACCAACAGCCTTAGTATTATAGCTGACAAGCTCGCTTATTATGCTAAGCTATTTGATACTGTTATTGCCGAGATTGCCATGCTCCATGTCCTAAAGGTTTATCGCTCCAAGCTATTTACATCATTCATAAAAATAAGCTTATTCACTACTATAAGCTTACTCGCTAGTGCCTGCAATAGTCTTACGCCAGTACCGCCTTTGGAGCTATCAACACCTGCGACTCCTCGCGTAGCTTTAGTGTTGGGCGGCGGCGGTGCCAAAGGCTTTGCGCATGTCGGCGTTATCAAAGCGTTAGAGAATAATGGTATTACCCCAAGCTTGGTCGTCGGTACCAGCGTGGGCAGTATCATCGGCAGTGTCTATGCTAGTGGCTATACGGCGGCGCGCCTTGAGCAACTGGCCTTAACTACCGCAGATAGTGAATTGATGGACTTTACCTTATCCAATCAAGGTTTTGTAGCCGGCCTCAAGCTGAGAAACTTTATTAATACCCAAGTGATGCAGCAGCCGATAGAAGATTTTCCTATGCGCTTTGCTGCTATCGCCGCTGAAAAAAATAGCTTAACCAAAAAAGTTTTTACGAATGGTGACGCTGGCCTTGCGGTACAAGCCTCTAGCAGTGTGCCTAATATTTTTATCGCGCCGCGTATTCCTGAAAAGGTCGGTAAAAAATACATCGATGGCGGTGTGGTAAGCTTAGTTCCTGTCGATAGTGCTCGCGATTTGGGCGCGGATATTGTCATCGCAGTCGATGTCACCGCTCCTAGCAGTAAAGATAAAAACGCAGATAACTTTAATAGCGCCTTAACCAATATTAGCTCATTGAGTAGTTTTTGGGGTTTACTAGAAAACAGCTTTATAGCCAACGCTAATGCGAGCACTAACAACTTAGCCAATAACCGTAGCGCTAAAATGCGCTTAGAGCGTGATCGTGCCGATATCGTTATTATCCCAGAGGTTGATCAC encodes:
- a CDS encoding efflux RND transporter periplasmic adaptor subunit, whose product is MSDLQDPNDKPVVDAKPINQAELPPYRQPQIASTKDKMPAWLIPVLIAMLVIGVLLGRYWGDEKEASVEPAVATETSTAKAADSENSEQAVLSVETVMPSQDTIGNTLRAEGTISPKDTANVSAKVNGVAIEQVLVEEGESVKAGQVLAIFDTDAAEQQILQAEADVAEAEATLANASADAARVLPLIDIDAISRQEADRYRTSELRARASLQAAKARLSNQKLNLNNAQVLAPVSGVISKKMAEVGMVSAGEPLFTIIKNGVLEWQADIDPKLIGEVSVGTPVKVSLPNNQSVMGQVSRIAPTADNNRQITIYASLNKNSAARSGMYQTGEFLLGSASVQTVPNAAIVSNDGYDYVMLVTDIKTEDGKTIGRIKQQRVSLGERLGDSVALTEPLPVESRLVKQGGSFLNDGDLVRVVDEENSTAKPAATASQARS
- a CDS encoding FAD-dependent oxidoreductase, translated to MRIDKQSSFEDKSFWLRSYGQYLANPVLSANIKADVCIIGGGFTGLSTAYEFKKINPNATVVVIEAAVIGYGASGRNGGFSMKLFGLEPEVTVTRWGKQKTIEAHQYMTKAVAHVQQLVAEHDFDSDYNHTGMLRVAYSDRQRKRLDNSYELFQKLGIASDMSWLDKESLAAEFKTDKFLSATYETETGLLNPAKQVRELKRICLELGVQLYERTPAIDIQQSRTIKVITPKGSITSDKLVIATNGYSHTLSGLNLKRQQLPVWTYQIITEPLSNEQWQSIGWQKRQAFEDNRHLVHYFRPTVEGRIAMGGGSIDVSYGDNMDKDSNAKAWQHCEDHLKWLYPQLQNLKIAYRWGGPTSVNLDMTPEIGYLNSNKIIYSCGCIGHGVSLTHLNGKLIAQLLSDQSSDLTDFWIVNRKAIRLPGDIISWCSAKVLSQGLSLADKFDERHL
- the recG gene encoding ATP-dependent DNA helicase RecG, translating into MPLSATPSIMPPVNSESTSALDMPVSALAGVGSKVAEQLALLGIVRIFDLLLHLPRDYEDRSRQVAISDIVHGQSALISGRVVHIDNKRGGMTVVIDDGTGTVGLRFFKVYRGLAQTMSLGTRLQLFGEVKVSRYGKQIHHPEYQIVNEGAPVTDIGLQPIYPTVKGLHQNKLRTLIKLALQTVRSQGLPMTLFTPADFAMVADLPLVPFEPSRSIEMDAEIDNEDIFSTLARSVPDNEVLNSSGVSKTDPAHYQPQVNAIASGHTDLYQNHNVYNLSIFEALVLLHTPPTYTDAGQQYKLLTQLTARTHAACQRLIIEELTAHQLSLLYRRQQLHQFKAPKCSIESPLSDKLFGSLPFELTGAQQRVMKDIVSDMATSIPMLRLVQGDVGAGKTLVAAGAAGYALTSGWQVAVMAPTEILAEQHLLNFKQWFEPLGIGVGWLAGKQTAKQRREALEAVAENNVQIVVGTHALFQESVEFAKLGLVIIDEQHRFGVEQRMALTNKGVAGSTPHQLIMTATPIPRTLAMSVYGDMDTSIIDELPPGRTPITTVTIDRNRRDEVIERIAINCEAGRQAYWVCSLVEESSVLDAQAAEATFEDLSERLNIRIGLVHGKMKGADKQAIMKQFKEGALDLLIATTVIEVGVDVPNASLMVIENAERLGLSQLHQLRGRVGRGSTKSFCVLLYQKPLSETGTERLKVLRDSTDGFVIAQKDLELRGPGELLGKRQTGNIGYYLADLIRDEELFTIAQRLAKHLIQDPTRKADVSQLIHRWMPEASRYTNA
- a CDS encoding patatin-like phospholipase family protein, which codes for MLHVLKVYRSKLFTSFIKISLFTTISLLASACNSLTPVPPLELSTPATPRVALVLGGGGAKGFAHVGVIKALENNGITPSLVVGTSVGSIIGSVYASGYTAARLEQLALTTADSELMDFTLSNQGFVAGLKLRNFINTQVMQQPIEDFPMRFAAIAAEKNSLTKKVFTNGDAGLAVQASSSVPNIFIAPRIPEKVGKKYIDGGVVSLVPVDSARDLGADIVIAVDVTAPSSKDKNADNFNSALTNISSLSSFWGLLENSFIANANASTNNLANNRSAKMRLERDRADIVIIPEVDHLSSLDSSQRRALIAAGEQAANEQMLAIKQLIADKTQSLYSE